Sequence from the Caldisericum sp. genome:
CCCATTCAATTGTCTTTGTGCGGGCATTTTCTTTTACTATTTTTTTGAAAAACCTTGTATTGAGTGCCTTTTGTGTTAAGAGAAGTGCAAAATCTGGCTTGAGGATCATTAAAAGAAGCAGAGAGAAAAGCGCAAGCGTAATTGCAACGCCTGTATTTATAAGGATATTAACCGCTTCAGATATCCCCCAGGTTGGCTTTGCAACAAGAATCCACACAGGCACAAATAAGAAAACACTCACCCTTACGAAAGTGCCTATGAACATCTTTATCGAGATAATTGCAGCAGAATCCCCCGGTGGAATTGCCTTTTCTTTCGAAAGTATTACCATCTGCACTGGCTCCCCTCCACCGCCACCGAAAGGAGTTATTCTTGAAATAAAGCCACCTATGAGAAAAATTTTTAATGCCTCTCTCATCGTAATCGAATAGCCCAAAACATCTGAAATGAGTTTTATTGTGTATGCCTCGATAAACCAGCTTGCAAACATAAGAAAAAACGCCCACAGTATATACGAAAGCCTGAAAGATTTTGCAAGGTCTACAAAATTCCAGTTGTGGGTAAATAGCGAAATTACAAGTATCCCTACAAGCCCTGCAAGGATTGCAAGGATTGTGTCCCTTATGATTGTTTTTCTGCTTATAACTTCATCACTCATCTTTCTTAATCTTCTCCCAGGCTGAGTCTATGTCTTTTTTCTCTGAGGGCTCAAGCTCTTTAAACTTCTTTACCCTCTCCATAAACTTCTCATAAGAAATAAAAAGTGCATGTGCTGGGTCGATATTGAGAAAACGTGCAAGATTTATAACCGAGAATAGTAGATCGCCTATTTCTTCTTTGACACCGTCGCCTTTTGCAGTCTTTACTTCGTTTAACTCTTCAAGGATTTTATCGTAAATTTCGTTTACATTCCTGAATTCAAGCCCGATGTATTTTGCCTCTTCCTGAAGGTCAATTGTTGTTATAAAACTTGCAAGGATTTTTGATATATTCAGGTGTGCCTTTTTCTTTTTGTTCTTTTCCCAGTCGTTTAGAACCTCATCGGCTGTTTTTGCACGGGTGTCCTTAAAGACATGAGGGTGCCTTTCGTACATCTTATTGAAAAGCCCTTCAGAGATTGTTTTAAGGGTAAATTCGTTTGATTCGTTTCCTATTTCTGCATGCAACAAAATCTGTAAGAGCACATCGCCTAATTCTTCCTCGATTCCTTTTGGATTTTCCTTTTTAATTTCTTCAATACACTCGAGTGGCTCTTCTACAAGTTCTGGAATGAGGCTTTCGTGAGTTTGCTTTCTGTCCCAGGGGCAGAGTTTTCTTAATGTCTTAATCATAAGATAAGTTTCGTAAAAGGCTTCGATATCTTTTGTGATTCGAAAAAACGGGACAATTTCTTTAAATTTATTAAATTCGCTTTCGGGGACATTATCAAGAATTTCCTTTGGGACTTCAAGCCCTTTAAAAATATTTAGGTAGCCTAAAATTTTGTAAAATTGGGTTTCGTTTTCGACTATTATTTGCGTAGGCAGTTTTACTTTTTCAAGATAAGAAAGCGTAAGCATAATATCCATTAGGTCATAGCTTCCAAATTTGAAAACAAGTTTTCCAGTAAGTTCGGAAGGTACTTTCTCTCCTATAACTACGAAGCACCTTGCATTTTCTTCAATT
This genomic interval carries:
- a CDS encoding flippase-like domain-containing protein, with the translated sequence MSDEVISRKTIIRDTILAILAGLVGILVISLFTHNWNFVDLAKSFRLSYILWAFFLMFASWFIEAYTIKLISDVLGYSITMREALKIFLIGGFISRITPFGGGGGEPVQMVILSKEKAIPPGDSAAIISIKMFIGTFVRVSVFLFVPVWILVAKPTWGISEAVNILINTGVAITLALFSLLLLMILKPDFALLLTQKALNTRFFKKIVKENARTKTIEWVKKTVADYKLAKEKIFSLKRQTLYFVFFLSFISWGLILLTPVVLMRGLGIMSPWPEIVITAIIFYISSAYIPTPGGSGTAEIELLALFARLIPNPLIGTFIIAWRFFTHYFLLIAGGLATFFDTLRNKKKSSKTAK
- a CDS encoding MazG family protein — its product is MKKLNNFVFDTTIEENARCFVVIGEKVPSELTGKLVFKFGSYDLMDIMLTLSYLEKVKLPTQIIVENETQFYKILGYLNIFKGLEVPKEILDNVPESEFNKFKEIVPFFRITKDIEAFYETYLMIKTLRKLCPWDRKQTHESLIPELVEEPLECIEEIKKENPKGIEEELGDVLLQILLHAEIGNESNEFTLKTISEGLFNKMYERHPHVFKDTRAKTADEVLNDWEKNKKKKAHLNISKILASFITTIDLQEEAKYIGLEFRNVNEIYDKILEELNEVKTAKGDGVKEEIGDLLFSVINLARFLNIDPAHALFISYEKFMERVKKFKELEPSEKKDIDSAWEKIKKDE